A single Rhopalosiphum padi isolate XX-2018 chromosome 4, ASM2088224v1, whole genome shotgun sequence DNA region contains:
- the LOC132930408 gene encoding uncharacterized protein LOC132930408, producing MAQYEFLPLCDVLFNIISLAAYFCDIVFDVVMGYALYSHGRYVPFVLTMLFVGASATVEQTMSLRWYLAARAVSDKSTLADRLKRSAVQALHFVQLGVLWRYFKLFLPVDLRYVKFEVRDLCMLRLLHAFCESMPLLLLQSYLLWTDGGGDRKHLRDLNKVAVALSTVSVCWALASFGKNVRMQNVHRLVLTWLGVIFQFLWRLGTVGARVISLTAYAAMYKYWVLLVLGLHWLSMLLWLHSPKNVFHGERMSPKRKAFLFALLAFVFTFEYVNLLENNHREKMLMFYVVMALENALLMFVWSIGSGDAVKPFIVLGLFLCGLVFMAIYYQFFHVRRLKYESGGRLSNATNSNNSTAKLALEAKYKDQLNVPNGKTDLIRRHSFSSVYENIPPGGYHNQAIASEPPPTLQRNQRYYSALPASVHNGIPGVFNCRFTNPYVAAMQKRKKKKPTTFVPPPSGTSGRDSVAFWCKPPPSNHSQQGSSENESASSHVDIRQKLQEKRQNQLAELRAIEEEIRQGKLKEPTENGEVLLSPQGYLQQQNWIAPPYSAQDNNAQSNDQVFTLMYKSYKSPSDLDSQISLPRSYTLPREFKFYRKVRPRKTIRSDHFVASTNSSDGDVDSGDDESDTSQPNLSPRPLRLPDRNALTTRHETKL from the exons ATGGCCCAGTATGAGTTCCTGCCGCTGTGCGACGTCCTGTTCAACATCATCTCGCTGGCCGCGTACTTCTGCGACATCGTGTTCGACGTGGTCATGGGCTACGCGCTCTACTCGCACGGCCGCTACGTGCCGTTCGTCCTAACCATGTTGTTCGTCGGGGCGTCGGCCACCGTCGAGCAGACCATGTCGCTGCGCTGGTACCTGGCCGCGCGAGCCGTCAGCGACAAGTCCACGCTGGCCGACCGGCTGAAACGGTCGGCCGTGCAGGCGTTGCACTTCGTCCAGCTGGGCGTCCTGTGGAG GTACTTCAAGCTGTTCCTGCCCGTCGACCTGCGGTACGTCAAGTTCGAGGTGCGCGACCTGTGCATGCTGCGCCTGTTGCACGCGTTCTGCGAGTCGATGCCGCTGCTGCTGTTGCAGTCCTACCTGCTGTGGACGGACGGCGGCGGCGACCGCAAACATCTGCGCGACCTCAACAAGGTGGCCGTCGCGCTGTCCACCGTCAGCGTGTGCTGGGCCCTGGCGTCGTTCGGCAAGAATGTTCGCATGCAGAACGTCCACAGGCTAGTCCTCACATGGCTCGGAGTCATATTTCAG TTCCTGTGGCGTTTGGGCACCGTTGGGGCCAGAGTCATTTCGTTGACCGCCTACGCCGCTATGTACAAATATTGGGTGCTGTTGGTACTTGGTCTGCATTGGTTGTCTATGCTGTTGTGGTTACATTCGCCTAAGAACGTGTTTCACGGTGAACGCATGTCTCCTAAGCGTAAAGCTTTTTTGTTCGCACTCTTAGCTTTCGTGTTCACGTTTGAATATGTTAACCTGCTGGAGAACAATCATCGAGAAAAAATG cTGATGTTTTATGTGGTGATGGCGTTAGAAAACGCTCTTCTCATGTTTGTATGGAGCATTGGCAGTGGTGATGCAGTCAAACCATTTATTGTTCTTGGGCTGTTCCTTTGTGGTCTTGTGTTCATGGCAATTTATTATCAGTTTTTCCATGTAAGAAGACTGAAATATGAATCTGGAGGCAGACTGAGCAATGCTACAAATAGTAACAACTCAACAGCTAAGTTAGCATTAGAAGCCAAGTATAAAGATCAGTTAAATGTGCCTAATGGCAAG ACTGATCTCATAAGAAGGCACAGCTTCAGTAGTGTTTATGAGAACATACCACCAGGCGGCTACCACAATCAAGCTATTGCTAGTGAACCACCTCCGACCTTACAAAGAAATCAGAGGTATTACAGCGCATTACCAGCAAGTGTACATAATGGTATTCCAGGCGTTTTCAACTGTCGTTTCACCAACCCATATGTGGCGGCTATGCAAAAGCGCAAGAAAAAGAAGCCAACTACGTTTGTACCCCCACCATCTGGCACAAGTGGCCGAGATAGTGTTGCGTTTTGGTGCAAACCGCCGCCATCTAACCATAGCCAACAGGGTTCCAGTGAAAACGAGAGTGCCAGCTCTCATGTTGATATCCGACAGAAATTACAAGAAAAAAGACAAAATCAGCTAGCTGAACTCCGAGCTATTGAAGAGGAGATTAGGCAAGGCAAGCTAAAGGAACCGACAGAAAATGGAGAAGTACTTTTGTCTCCTCAGGGATATCTGCAACAACAAAATTGGATCGCTCCACCTTATAG CGCTCAAGATAACAATGCTCAATCAAACGACCAAGTGTTCACATTGATGTACAAATCTTACAAATCGCCATCAGATTTAGACTCTCAAATATCACTGCCACGTTCATATACACTGCCTAGAGAATTTAAATTCTATAGAAAAGTAAGGCCCAGAAAAACTATACGTTCCGATCACTTCGTTGCATCCACAAATTCAAGTGATGGAGATGTGGACTCTGGTGATGATGAGTCAGACACCTCGCAGCCGAATTTATCACCACGGCCCTTACGACTACCTGATCGTAATGCTCTCACCACTCGACACGAAACCAAACTATAA
- the LOC132930410 gene encoding uncharacterized protein C3orf38 homolog, giving the protein MADCEKRLMKQFLDGIETTELCKIVRSVYHGGGVTTNTREDAELLLLSQPYVRVLSSKKVPITMLLKFLISKGLIPTTDMTKADLCLAFKSLLENQPDYIRPPAQSIQMSVPNNMLAISQNNNMMHTQPYQAAVQQMPMSMPTPINMALEPNSKSRKERDNELLEEFIEMFAKHFYDLLNDLGIPGKNQLDTRHFYENCTMSLKILGGSNEISESCEDSTSILQCLLGVKKEHQLFFSPHLSDVKWKKESHGLVKVHIGGTLHQGVGRMVGMFEQQFILREDPQAENTWKILNTNFMMKSMDLITSGPTLSIQGPCQTNQLQIDNV; this is encoded by the exons ATGGCTGATTGTGAGAAACGGTTAATGAAACAATTTCTGGACGGAATTGAAACAACTGAATTATGCAAAATTGTCCGATCAGTCTACCATGGTGGTGGAGTCACAACAAATACCCGGGAAG ATGCTGAATTGTTACTATTGTCTCAACCTTATGTGCGAGTATTGTCCAGTAAAAAAGTACCAATAACTATGTTGTtgaagtttttaatttcaaaaggtTTAATACCTACTACTGATATGACAAAAGCAGATTTATGTTTGGCGTTTAAGTCATTACTTGAAAATCAACCAGATTATATCAGACCGCCAGCACAATCAATCCAAATGTCTGTCCCTAATAATATGCTCGCAATATCTCAGaacaataatatgatgcatACTCAACCATATCAAGCAGCTGTTCAACAG atgcctATGTCAATGCCAACACCAATTAATATGGCACTGGAACCCAATTCAAAATCTCGAAAAGAACGTGATAACGAGTTACTAGAAGAATTCATTGAAATGTTtgctaaacatttttatgatttattaaatgatcTTGGTATTCCAGGAAAAAATCAATTAGACACCcgtcatttttatgaaaattgtacAATGTCATTAAAAATTCTTGGTGGTAGCAACGAAATCAGTGAGAGTTGTGAAGATTCTACATCAATATTGCAATGTTTGTTAGGTGTCAAGAAAGAACACCAACTATTTTTTTCACCACATTTAAGCGATGTAAAATGGAAAAAAGAATCGCACGGTTTAGTTAAAGTGCATATTGGTGGTACACTTCATCAAGGTGTTGGAAGAATGGTTGGAATGTTTGAACAGCAATTCATACTCAGAGAAGATCCTCAAGCAGAAAACACATGGAAAATTCTTAACACAAATTTTATGATGAAGAGTATGGATTTAATAACATCTGGACCTACTTTAAGCATACAAGGACCCTGCCAAACCAACCAATTACAAAttgataatgtttaa
- the LOC132930409 gene encoding tubulin beta chain-like: MREIVHLQAGQCGNQIGAKFWQVISEEHGIDYTGFYKGTSELQLERINVYYNEGSAANRSEGGKYVPRAVLLDLEPGTMESIRSGPYGALFRPDNFVFGQSGAGNNWAKGHYTEGAELVDAVLDVVRKESENCDCLQGFQLAHSLGGGTGSGLGTLLISKIREEYPDRIMNTYSVMPSPKVSDTVVEPYNATLSVHQLVENTDESYLIDNEALYDICFRTLKLTNPTYGDLNHLVSLTMSGVTTCLRFPGQLNADLRKLAVNMVPFPRLHFFMPGFAPLTARGSQSYRAMSVPELTQQMFDAKNMMVACDPRHGRYLTVAAIFRGRMSMKEVDEQMLNVQNKNSSYFVDWIPNNVKTAVCDIPPCGLKMSSTFIGNTTAIQELFKRISEQFSAMFRRKAFLHWYTGEGMDEMEFTEAESNMNDLISEYQQYQEASVDEEYIEEEETEETDMCD, from the exons ATGAGGGAAATCGTGCACTTGCAAGCCGGACAATGCGGAAACCAGATCGGCGCCAAA TTCTGGCAAGTCATATCCGAAGAGCACGGAATCGACTACACGGGATTCTACAAGGGCACGTCCGAACTGCAGCTGGAACGCATTAACGTTTATTACAATGAAGGGTCTG CGGCCAACCGTTCGGAAGGTGGAAAATATGTGCCGCGTGCGGTCTTACTCGACCTGGAACCCGGTACCATGGAGTCTATCCGGTCCGGACCTTATGGCGCGCTCTTCCGGCCGGACAACTTCGTGTTCGGTCAGTCAGGCGCCGGAAACAACTGGGCCAAGGGTCATTACACGGAGGGCGCAGAACTTGTGGACGCCGTGTTGGACGTGGTGCGCAAAGAGAGCGAGAACTGCGACTGTCTGCag GGATTCCAGTTGGCGCACTCTTTGGGCGGTGGTACCGGTTCCGGGCTTGGCACGCTGCTCATATCGAAGATCCGCGAGGAGTACCCCGACCGGATCATGAACACCTATTCGGTGATGCCGTCTCCGAAGGTATCGGACACGGTCGTGGAGCCGTACAACGCGACGCTGTCCGTGCACCAGTTGGTGGAGAACACCGACGAGTCGTACCTGATCGACAACGAGGCGTTGTACGACATATGCTTCAGGACGCTGAAGCTGACCAACCCGACGTACGGCGACCTCAACCACCTGGTGTCGTTGACCATGTCCGGCGTGACCACGTGCCTCCGGTTCCCCGGTCAGCTGAACGCCGATCTTCGCAAGCTGGCCGTCAACATGGTCCCGTTCCCCCGGCTCCACTTCTTCATGCCGGGATTCGCACCGCTCACGGCCCGCGGCAGCCAGTCGTACAGAGCCATGAGCGTGCCCGAGCTCACCCAGCAAATGTTCGATGCCAAGAACATGATGGTCGCCTGCGATCCCCGACACGGCCGTTACCTCACCGTCGCCGCCATATTCAG GGGCCGCATGTCCATGAAGGAAGTGGACGAACAGATGTTGAACGTGCAAAACAAGAATTCGAGCTACTTCGTCGATTGGATCCCAAACAACGTGAAAACGGCCGTTTGCGACATCCCGCCATGTGGTCTCAAAATGAGCTCCACTTTCATTGGAAACACCACTGCCATACAAGAGCTGTTCAAGCGCATATCCGAACAGTTTTCGGCCATGTTCAGAAGGAAGGCGTTTTTGCACTGGTACACCGGAGAAGGTATGGACGAAATGGAATTCACCGAAGCAGAATCCAACATGAACGATTTGATATCCGAATACCAACAGTATCAG GAGGCATCGGTGGACGAGGAGTACATCGAAGAAGAAGAAACCGAAGAGACAGACATGTGCGATtaa